A stretch of Colletotrichum lupini chromosome 2, complete sequence DNA encodes these proteins:
- a CDS encoding Pro-kumamolisin has product MAPLKALLALAAAFTGIEARLMSRAAALANGVQMTNMAADDQQINLQIGIKLQNIDKLEPMLRDVSDPDSPNYGKYLTAAQVNDMFKPAEASVKAIQTWLANENVTDVSYTDNGRFVNFATNVGTANKMLGATFAYYDVQGTMKLRTTEYSLPNAMTEHIELVTPTTYFGNMKSDPAFTNAQLPQMPAPLSRRQGTGPSATANCSKVFTPACFELAYNYGAYQADPAAGSRVGFASFLNQSARQDDLTAFLGRFQLPAQKFTSVLVNGGQDHQDPKGAIGEANLDAQVMAAAVKTLPITQYLTGGKPPLVPNLRTPTQADNQNEPFLDFYQFMMTQENEKIPQVLSVSYGDDEQTVPIEYATRVCNLIGMMGLRGVSVLESSGDTGVGAPCRANDGSNQPQFTPQFPATCPYITAVGGTQAFGPETTWVASGSGFSNYFKQAWYQETMVAQYLQTGIPADVKAYYQPFANFTGRGFPDIAAHSASPPFAIVNANKLVGTGGTSASAPLMAGLVGLLNDARIRAGQPTMGFMNPWLYKRGFKGLTDVTTGVAQGCGGTDLQSGKPLQGSGVIPFATWNGTQGWDPVTGLGLPNFEEMKKIALTK; this is encoded by the coding sequence ATGGCTCCTCTCAAAGCCCTTTTGGCCCTAGCGGCCGCCTTCACCGGCATCGAAGCCCGCCTCATGTCCAGGGCAGCCGCGCTCGCCAACGGTGTCCAGATGACAAACATGGCCGCAGACGACCAGCAGATCAACCTCCAAATCGGCATCAAGTTGCAAAATATCGACAAGCTGGAACCCATGCTCAGGGACGTCTCCGATCCGGACAGTCCTAACTACGGTAAGTACCTGACGGCGGCTCAGGTCAACGACATGTTCAAGCCAGCCGAGGCCTCAGTCAAGGCCATCCAGACCTGGCTCGCCAACGAGAACGTCACAGACGTCTCGTACACGGACAACGGCCGCTTCGTCAACTTTGCGACAAACGTCGGCACCGCGAACAAGATGCTCGGCGCCACCTTTGCGTACTATGACGTCCAGGGCACCATGAAGCTGCGGACGACCGAGTACTCCCTCCCGAACGCGATGACGGAGCACATTGAGCTGGTGACGCCCACGACGTACTTTGGCAACATGAAGTCCGACCCAGCCTTCACAAACGCCCAGCTGCCACAGATGCCCGCGCCGCTCTCTCGCAGACAGGGCACCGGGCCCAGCGCGACCGCCAACTGCTCTAAGGTCTTCACACCGGCGTGCTTCGAGCTGGCCTACAACTACGGCGCCTACCAGGCCGACCCGGCGGCAGGCAGCCGCGTCGGCTTCGCCAGTTTCCTCAACCAGTCTGCCCGCCAGGACGACCTCACGGCTTTCCTGGGCAGGTTCCAGCTGCCAGCTCAAAAGTTCACCAGCGTTCTCGTCAACGGCGGACAAGATCACCAGGACCCCAAGGGCGCCATCGGTGAGGCCAACCTCGACGCCCAGGTCATGGCCGCCGCCGTCAAGACCCTCCCGATCACGCAGTACCTCACAGGCGGCAAGCCGCCCCTGGTCCCCAACCTTCGCACACCGACGCAGGCAGACAACCAGAACGAGCCATTCCTCGACTTTTACCAGTTCATGATGACGCAGGAGAACGAGAAGATCCCGCAGGTGCTCTCCGTCTCATACGGCGACGACGAGCAGACCGTCCCCATCGAGTACGCCACGCGCGTGTGCAATCTCATCGGTATGATGGGCCTGCGCGGCGTCAGCGTCCTCGAGTCCAGCGGCGACACGGGCGTCGGCGCGCCGTGCCGCGCCAACGACGGCAGCAACCAACCGCAGTTCACGCCGCAGTTCCCCGCGACGTGCCCGTACATCACCGCCGTCGGCGGGACCCAGGCATTCGGGCCTGAGACCACGTGGGTGGCGTCCGGCAGCGGCTTCAGCAACTACTTCAAGCAGGCGTGGTACCAGGAGACGATGGTGGCCCAGTACCTCCAGACCGGCATCCCCGCTGACGTGAAGGCGTACTACCAGCCCTTTGCCAACTTCACCGGCCGCGGGTTCCCTGATATCGCAGCCCACTCCGCCAGCCCCCCGTTCGCCATCGTTAACGCCAACAAGCTCGTTGGAACCGGTGGCACATCAGCTTCTGCCCCGTTGATGGCCGGCCTCGTCGGACTCCTCAACGACGCTAGAATCCGTGCCGGACAGCCGACTATGGGCTTCATGAATCCGTGGCTGTACAAGAGAGGCTTCAAGGGCCTCACCGATGTCACGACCGGCGTCGCCCAGGGTTGCGGAGGTACGGATTTGCAGTCGGGCAAGCCGTTGCAGGGCTCCGGTGTGATTCCCTTTGCGACATGGAACGGCACTCAGGGTTGGGATCCCGTGACGGGACTCGGCCTTCCCAACTTTGAGGAGATGAAGAAGATTGCTcttactaaatag
- a CDS encoding 60S ribosome subunit biogenesis protein NIP7, whose amino-acid sequence MRPLTEKETETLFNKLASYMGSSLKNLIAPLDNGPEPDRYVFRMIKDRVYYVRLSVANLATSIARDKLLSIGICLGKFTKTGKFRLHVTALPVLSEHARYKIWVKPNGEMPFLYGGNIVKAHVGRWSDDCPEHQGVIVYAMDDKPLGFGVTARSTAEARRLDPTGVVCFRQSDAGEYLRDEDTLFATNS is encoded by the exons ATGCGTCCCCTCACAGAAAAAGAGACCGAGACCCTCTTCAACAAGCTGGCCAGCTACATGGGCAGCTCGCTGAAGAACCTCATCGCCCCGCTCGACAACGGTCCCGAGCCCGATCGTTACGTCTTCCGCATGATCAAGGACCGTGTCTACTATGTGCGCCTCTCCGTCGCCAATCTTGCGACCAGCATCGCCCGCGATAAGCTTCTCAGCATCGGTATCTGCCTCG GAAAGTTCACAAAGACTGGCAAGTTCCGCCTGCACGTAACCGCTCTTCCCGTCCTCAGCGAGCACGCAAGATACAAGATTTGGGTCAAG CCCAACGGAGAAATGCCCTTCCTGTACGGTGGCAACATCGTAAAGGCCCACGTCGGCCGCTGGTCCGACGACTGCCCCGAGCACCAGGGCGTCATCGTCTACGCCATGGACGACAAGCCCCTCGGCTTCGGCGTCACCGCCCGCTCCACGGCCGAGGCGCGCCGTCTCGATCCCACCGGTGTCGTCTGCTTCAGGCAGTCCGACGCCGGCGAGTACCTTCGTGACGAAGATACCCTCTTTGCGACGAACAGTTAG
- a CDS encoding nucleolar complex-associated protein: MSSRASKRRRLTPPPDDENDHTGKSSKKIQKSFFKSAAGWNLEQDYESRPRKGKKDKKESTRLPIKTADGRLEQYRSLQGDDHNDDADSVASDGEWLEGREDEEATAEAANERLRQDRRKEEEESDLPEPVQIHQAKEELAKIAMVLNEDPEENVSAFKAIAKIGQSRIQAIQKLALATQLAVYKDVIPGYRIRPVAEDAPVEKLSKEVRKLRAFEQALVSGYQGYVKELAKWAKADIPTTRKTGQSISSVAISCACTLVNAVPHFNFRNDLLKILVSKLSKRKIDADFHKCRRALETLFVDDEEGRPSMEAVSLLAKMMKARNFGVDESVLNLFLHLRLLDEFAGKASQDRVDRERDPGAPPPQSRKNFKKEFRTKKERKMLKEQRAIQKDMEQADALVSHEERERMQSETLKLVFASYFRILKMRVPWLMGAVLEGLAKYAHLINQDFFGDLLEALKDLIRHAQEDAEGTNREEDDDEENQDEQDDDDDDDLGGASRNTSREALLCTVTAFALLAGQDAHNSRSALHLDLSHFVTHLFTSLPSLSLNPDLELTSKSLHIRPAQAAATRDNRVNLQTTTVLLLRCLTAVLLPAYQIRSVPPLRLAAFSKQIMSAALHMPDKSAQAALALMQDVGHTHGKKIAALWCTEERKGDGNYNALSDSVEGSNPFATTVWEGELLRRHFSPKVREGVKLLEKEINSA; this comes from the coding sequence ATGTCTTCTAGAGCTTCAAAACGCCGCAGGCTCACGCCGCCGCCCGACGACGAAAACGATCACACCGGCAAGTCGTCCAAGAAGATCCAAAAGTCCTTCTTCAAGAGCGCTGCCGGCTGGAACCTAGAGCAGGACTACGAGAGCCGCCCGCGCAAAGGGAAGAAGGACAAGAAGGAGAGCACCCGCTTGCCCATCAAGACAGCCGACGGCCGCCTCGAGCAGTACCGGTCCCTGCAGGGCGACGATCACAACGACGATGCCGACTCGGTCGCGAGCGACGGCGAGTGGCTTGAGGGCCGTGAGGACGAGGAGGCCACCGCCGAGGCGGCCAACGAACGTCTGCGCCAGGATCGTAGgaaagaagaggaggagtcGGACCTGCCCGAGCCCGTCCAGATCCACCAGGCCAAAGAGGAGCTCGCCAAGATTGCCATGGTGCTGAACGAGGATCCAGAGGAGAACGTCTCGGCCTTCAAGGCCATTGCAAAGATTGGCCAGTCGCGCATCCAGGCCATTCAAAAGCTCGCGCTGGCCACCCAGCTCGCCGTCTACAAGGACGTCATCCCGGGCTACCGCATCCGGCCCGTCGCCGAGGACGCCCCCGTCGAGAAGCTCTCCAAGGAGGTCCGGAAGCTGCGCGCCTTTGAGCAGGCCCTCGTCTCCGGGTACCAGGGCTACGTGAAGGAGCTCGCGAAGTGGGCAAAGGCCGATATACCGACCACGAGGAAAACGGGGCAGAGCATCTCGAGCGTCGCCATCTCGTGCGCCTGCACGCTCGTCAACGCCGTCCCGCACTTCAACTTCCGCAACGACCTCCTGAAAATCCTCGTCAGCAAGCTCTCCAAGCGCAAGATCGATGCCGACTTTCACAAGTGCCGCCGCGCGCTCGAGACGCTCTTcgtcgacgacgaggagggcCGTCCCTCCATGGAGGCCGTCTCCTTGCTCGCCAAGATGATGAAGGCCCGCAACTTTGGCGTCGATGAGAGCGTGCTCAACCTCTTCCTCCACCTGCGCCTGCTCGACGAGTTCGCGGGCAAGGCCTCGCAAGACCGCGTCGACCGGGAGCGCGACCCGGGTGCCCCCCCGCCTCAGTCACGCAAGAACTTCAAAAAGGAGTTCCGCACCAAGAAGGAGCGCAAGATGCTCAAGGAGCAGAGGGCCATCCAAAAGGACATGGAGCAGGCCGACGCCCTCGTCAGCCACGAGGAGCGCGAGCGCATGCAGTCCGAGACGCTGAAACTCGTCTTTGCGTCCTACTTCCGCATCCTCAAGATGCGCGTGCCGTGGCTCATGGGCGCCGTGCTCGAAGGCCTGGCCAAGTACGCCCACCTCATCAACCAGGACTTCTTCGGCGATCTCCTGGAGGCCCTCAAAGATCTCATCCGCCACGCTCAGGAGGACGCAGAGGGCACCAACCGcgaggaggacgacgacgaagagaACCAAGACGAACAAgatgacgacgatgacgacgatcTCGGCGGCGCATCCCGCAACACGAGCCGCGAAGCCCTCCTTTGCACAGTCACAGCCTTTGCCCTCCTGGCAGGCCAAGACGCGCACAACTCCCGCTCCGCGCTGCACCTCGACCTCTCCCACTTCGTAACCCACCTCTTTACCTCCCTCCCTTCCCTCTCCCTCAACCCGGACCTCGAACTCACCTCCAAATCCCTCCACATCCGCCCCGCCCAGGCCGCCGCCACCCGCGACAACCGCGTCAACCTGCAAACCACCACCGTCCTCCTCCTGCGCTGCCTCACGGCTGTCCTCTTGCCAGCCTACCAGATCCGCTCCGTCCCGCCCCTGCGACTCGCGGCCTTCAGCAAGCAAATCATGTCCGCGGCGCTACACATGCCCGATAAGTCGGCGCAGGCGGCGCTCGCGCTCATGCAAGACGTCGGACACACCCACGGCAAGAAGATTGCCGCGCTGTGGTGTACCGAGGAGCGCAAGGGCGACGGCAACTACAACGCCCTCAGCGACAGCGTCGAGGGAAGCAATCCCTTTGCGACGACGGTGTGGGAGGGCGAGCTTCTGCGGAGGCACTTTTCGCCCAAAGTTAGGGAGGGTGTCAAGTTATTAGAAAAGGAGATTAATAGCGCATGA